Proteins from a genomic interval of Stenotrophomonas maltophilia R551-3:
- a CDS encoding pyridoxamine 5'-phosphate oxidase family protein → MADTRAEHIAQLAELIKDVEVAMFTTTGVDGRLYSRPLATQQVTFDGDLWFVITADSPKVAEIALDPRVNVAYASPSKNTYVSVAGRARVVDDRAKIEELWSPAMKLFFPGGKDDPNLRLIHVRADSAEYWDGPGTLLGKALTFVLSAVQDEPGQLADNGFIDLR, encoded by the coding sequence ATGGCCGACACCCGCGCCGAACACATTGCCCAACTGGCAGAACTGATCAAGGACGTGGAGGTGGCGATGTTCACCACCACCGGCGTCGACGGCCGCCTCTACAGCCGGCCGCTGGCCACCCAGCAGGTCACCTTCGACGGTGATCTGTGGTTCGTCATCACTGCCGACAGCCCGAAGGTGGCCGAGATTGCGCTCGACCCGCGCGTCAACGTGGCCTATGCCTCGCCATCGAAGAACACCTATGTGTCGGTGGCCGGGCGCGCGCGCGTGGTTGATGATCGCGCGAAGATCGAGGAACTGTGGTCGCCAGCGATGAAGCTGTTCTTCCCCGGTGGCAAGGATGATCCCAACCTGCGCCTGATCCATGTGCGTGCCGATTCGGCCGAGTACTGGGATGGCCCGGGTACGTTGCTGGGCAAGGCGTTGACGTTCGTGTTGTCGGCAGTGCAGGACGAGCCCGGGCAGTTGGCCGACAACGGATTCATTGACCTTCGGTGA
- a CDS encoding exopolysaccharide biosynthesis protein — MSSPPEAGQGPGPERPAYRNEGIRTLLEMFASGDPAEHMPLGQILCNLQQSAFGVFLFVAILPSFIPIPGMGGAVSGPLVILIGLQMLFCLRRPWLPGFIARRGPKRGTMHRFLDRIDRPLRRLDKMLKPRLPQLLTPLPAHAFSGMLLVLLGLLLSLPIPFTNFLFGFQLLLFALALLERDGALMLFNWIAALAAIAFFGFSSGQLVGYTVELFQRWF; from the coding sequence ATGAGCTCACCGCCTGAGGCCGGCCAGGGACCGGGCCCTGAGCGCCCGGCCTACCGCAACGAGGGCATCCGCACCCTGCTGGAGATGTTCGCCTCCGGCGACCCGGCCGAGCACATGCCGCTCGGCCAGATCCTGTGCAACCTGCAGCAAAGCGCGTTCGGCGTGTTCCTGTTCGTGGCGATCCTGCCGTCGTTCATCCCGATCCCGGGCATGGGCGGCGCGGTCAGCGGCCCGCTGGTGATCCTGATCGGCCTGCAGATGCTGTTCTGCCTGCGCCGACCGTGGCTGCCCGGCTTCATCGCCCGTCGCGGGCCCAAGCGCGGCACCATGCACCGTTTCCTGGACCGCATCGATCGCCCGCTGCGGCGCCTGGACAAGATGCTGAAACCGCGCCTGCCGCAGCTGCTGACACCGCTGCCGGCGCACGCCTTCAGCGGCATGCTGCTGGTGTTGCTGGGCCTGCTGCTGTCGTTGCCGATCCCCTTCACCAACTTCCTGTTCGGCTTCCAGCTGCTGCTGTTCGCGCTGGCGCTGCTGGAACGCGATGGCGCACTGATGCTGTTCAACTGGATCGCGGCATTGGCGGCGATCGCCTTCTTCGGTTTCAGTTCGGGGCAGCTGGTGGGCTATACGGTGGAGTTGTTCCAGCGCTGGTTCTGA
- a CDS encoding hemolysin family protein: MILIVFALVLLNGFFAMSEMSVMTSRKSRLKQMAGTSKRAAKALELSEKPESFLSTVQIGITVIGVLTGYLGGEALGEAFAGWIQGLMPGFAYAGNVGTALAVSLITFITLIFGELVPKRLALTRSEAIASLVAMPMSWLAKLALPFVWLLSKTTQLVLRLFGLGKDEVASVTEEEIRMLVAESHEAGVIDAHERDMMNRVMRLGDRTADSLMTPRNRIAWLDTQGGLDKNLEIMAEHEFSRYPVYRDNDMDVVGVLELKSLATRMARGDNALFQTLREPLYVSESTHAMKLLEIFREEQQSMALVVDEYGEIQGLVTISDLMGAVVGRLQATENADEDALVVTREDGSLLVDGSLPIEDLRELIGSNDLPDAEDGDYYTLAGMCIHYFGRIPHAGEYFDWAGWRFEVVDLDGARVDKLLLRTLSDEQADELTA, from the coding sequence ATGATCCTGATTGTCTTCGCGCTGGTTCTGTTGAACGGCTTCTTCGCCATGTCCGAGATGTCGGTCATGACCTCGCGAAAGAGCCGCCTGAAGCAGATGGCCGGCACCTCCAAGCGCGCCGCCAAGGCACTGGAGCTGTCGGAGAAGCCGGAAAGCTTCCTGTCCACCGTGCAGATCGGCATCACCGTGATCGGTGTGCTGACCGGCTACCTCGGCGGTGAAGCGCTGGGCGAGGCCTTCGCCGGCTGGATCCAGGGCCTGATGCCCGGCTTTGCCTACGCCGGCAATGTCGGTACCGCGCTGGCGGTCAGCCTGATCACCTTCATCACGCTGATCTTCGGCGAACTGGTGCCCAAGCGACTGGCGCTGACCCGTTCGGAGGCCATTGCCAGCCTGGTGGCAATGCCGATGAGCTGGCTGGCCAAACTGGCCCTGCCTTTCGTCTGGCTGCTGTCCAAGACCACCCAGCTGGTGCTGCGCCTGTTCGGCCTGGGCAAGGATGAAGTCGCCTCGGTAACTGAAGAAGAGATCCGCATGCTGGTGGCCGAAAGCCACGAGGCCGGCGTGATCGACGCCCACGAGCGCGACATGATGAACCGCGTCATGCGCCTGGGCGATCGTACCGCCGACAGTCTGATGACCCCGCGCAACCGGATTGCCTGGCTGGACACGCAGGGCGGTCTGGACAAGAACCTGGAGATCATGGCCGAGCATGAGTTTTCGCGGTACCCGGTGTACCGCGACAACGACATGGACGTGGTCGGTGTGCTGGAACTGAAGTCGCTGGCCACGCGCATGGCGCGCGGTGACAACGCGCTGTTCCAGACCCTGCGCGAGCCGCTTTACGTGTCTGAATCCACCCACGCGATGAAGCTGCTGGAGATCTTCCGCGAGGAACAGCAGTCGATGGCGCTGGTGGTGGACGAATACGGCGAGATCCAGGGCCTGGTGACCATCAGCGATCTGATGGGCGCGGTGGTTGGCCGTCTGCAGGCCACCGAAAATGCCGACGAAGATGCGCTGGTGGTGACCCGCGAAGATGGTTCGCTGTTGGTGGATGGTTCGTTGCCGATCGAAGACCTGCGCGAGCTGATCGGCAGCAACGACCTGCCCGATGCCGAGGATGGCGACTACTACACCCTGGCCGGCATGTGCATCCACTACTTCGGCCGCATCCCGCATGCGGGCGAATACTTCGACTGGGCTGGCTGGCGCTTCGAGGTGGTCGACCTGGACGGTGCCCGCGTGGACAAGCTGCTGCTGCGCACGCTGTCGGACGAGCAGGCCGATGAGCTCACCGCCTGA
- a CDS encoding DUF47 domain-containing protein — MFSLQTIFGSGKQFYTLLDEAAVAASDAAKALHSMLREADRQPALDAFKLARLRERAASDKISQALVDSFMTPIEREDIEALGSALYKIPKQIEKFADRYSLATTHLEHIDFAPRAAMLEQAAGVVVEMVADLRHMNLDRMTALNEKLRSLENEADRLMLELYRDIYSGRLDNLQMFLLKEFFEILEKAIDRCREAGVVAYQIVLKNS; from the coding sequence ATGTTCTCTCTGCAGACCATTTTCGGTTCCGGCAAACAGTTCTACACCCTGCTCGATGAGGCTGCCGTCGCGGCGTCCGACGCCGCCAAGGCGCTGCACTCCATGCTGCGCGAGGCCGACCGCCAGCCCGCGCTGGACGCTTTCAAGCTGGCCCGCCTGCGCGAACGCGCGGCCTCGGACAAGATCAGCCAGGCGCTGGTGGACAGCTTCATGACCCCGATCGAGCGCGAGGACATCGAGGCGCTGGGCTCGGCGCTGTACAAGATTCCCAAGCAGATCGAGAAGTTCGCCGATCGCTATTCGCTGGCCACGACCCACCTGGAGCACATCGACTTCGCGCCGCGCGCGGCGATGCTGGAGCAGGCTGCCGGCGTGGTGGTGGAGATGGTGGCCGACCTGCGCCACATGAACCTGGACCGGATGACCGCGCTCAACGAGAAGCTGCGCTCGCTGGAGAACGAGGCCGACCGCCTGATGCTCGAGCTGTACCGCGACATCTATTCGGGCCGCCTGGACAACCTGCAGATGTTCCTGCTGAAGGAATTCTTCGAGATCCTGGAAAAGGCCATCGACCGCTGCCGCGAGGCCGGCGTCGTGGCATACCAGATCGTGTTGAAGAACAGCTGA
- a CDS encoding inorganic phosphate transporter, with protein sequence MLTLVLVVILAALVFEFINGFHDTANSIATVVATKVLSPGWAVMLAAFMNLIGALTGTAVALTIASGLLNTNVVDVTPQVILCALLGGIIWNLITWWKGLPSSSSHALIGGLCGAGLAAAHNNWDALIWSERLGSWAQNKGLLWKVFVPMITSPIAGFLLGIVVMVLLWGLIAGLAKIGGAIGRLARPRIVNAFFGKAQIASAAYMGFAHGHNDAQKTMGIIAMTLIGAEATGALNDLPSWLAFMHPDAHAGDGIAMWIVLTCAVVMAAGTASGGWKIIKTLGHKMVKLHPIHGFAAETSSATILTLAAHFGMPVSTTHSISTAIMGVGFAKNPRSLKFGVIERIVWAWILTIPAAGGCAYLILKLFELFGWA encoded by the coding sequence ATGTTGACCCTTGTCCTGGTGGTGATCCTGGCCGCACTCGTCTTCGAGTTCATCAACGGCTTCCACGACACCGCCAACTCCATTGCCACCGTGGTGGCGACCAAAGTGCTCTCGCCCGGCTGGGCGGTGATGCTGGCCGCTTTCATGAACCTCATCGGTGCACTGACCGGTACCGCGGTGGCGCTGACCATCGCTTCGGGCCTGCTCAACACCAACGTGGTCGACGTGACCCCGCAGGTGATCCTGTGCGCGCTGCTGGGCGGCATCATCTGGAACCTGATCACCTGGTGGAAGGGGCTGCCGTCCTCGTCCTCGCACGCGCTGATCGGCGGCCTCTGCGGCGCCGGCCTCGCGGCGGCCCACAACAACTGGGACGCGCTGATCTGGTCCGAGCGCCTGGGCAGCTGGGCGCAGAACAAGGGCCTGCTGTGGAAGGTGTTCGTGCCGATGATCACCTCGCCGATCGCCGGCTTCCTGCTCGGCATCGTGGTGATGGTGCTGCTGTGGGGCTTGATCGCCGGCCTGGCCAAGATCGGTGGTGCCATCGGCCGCCTGGCCCGTCCGCGCATCGTCAACGCCTTCTTCGGCAAGGCACAGATCGCCTCGGCGGCCTACATGGGCTTTGCCCACGGCCACAATGACGCGCAGAAGACCATGGGCATCATCGCGATGACCCTGATCGGTGCCGAAGCGACCGGCGCACTGAACGACCTGCCGTCGTGGCTGGCCTTCATGCACCCGGACGCGCATGCCGGCGACGGCATCGCCATGTGGATCGTGCTGACCTGCGCGGTGGTGATGGCTGCCGGTACCGCTTCGGGCGGCTGGAAGATCATCAAGACCCTGGGTCACAAGATGGTCAAGCTGCACCCCATCCATGGCTTCGCCGCAGAGACCAGCTCGGCAACCATCCTGACCCTGGCGGCCCACTTCGGCATGCCGGTCTCGACCACGCACAGCATCTCCACCGCGATCATGGGCGTCGGCTTCGCCAAGAACCCGCGTTCGCTGAAGTTCGGCGTGATCGAACGCATCGTCTGGGCCTGGATCCTGACCATTCCGGCAGCAGGTGGTTGTGCGTACCTGATCCTGAAGCTGTTCGAACTGTTCGGCTGGGCCTGA
- a CDS encoding S10 family peptidase: protein MKSLLHTAALCVGLLIAPASVLAAPAAESKSDAKDDKTEAPALPADASARQSIRLAGRTLDYTATVGTLPVRDEKGKVIADVVFTAYTMPGKDRPVTFALNGGPGASSVYLNMGAIGPKVVTFGSEGDSASAPATLHDNPGTWLDFTDLVFIDPVGTGFSRARIGDDEAKKQLYNPNADIEYLSRSIYDWLLRNQRMASRKYLTGESYGGYRGPRITHYLQTRLGVAMNGLVLVSPYLSPTLEDNADVSPMAWMQTLPSIAAAHLERQGKLTDAAMRDVVEYTRGDYATALMKGRSDPQATEAMLRRVTELTGLDPQFVRRAGGRLETQAYLREVFRDKGTLGSRYDSNVTAFDPFPNDPEQRANDPLLDSIIAPTTTAMVDFVTRVVGWKVDSRYQALNYEVNRLWDRNSDLRQGAVTQLRQAVAIDPHLQVLIVHGWNDLSCPFMGSILTVDQMPAMGSNPDRVQVRSYPGGHMFYSRADSQAAFRKDVQALFQRN, encoded by the coding sequence ATGAAGTCCCTGCTGCACACTGCCGCGCTCTGCGTCGGCCTGCTCATTGCTCCTGCCAGCGTACTGGCCGCGCCCGCCGCCGAATCCAAGTCCGATGCCAAGGACGACAAGACCGAAGCACCTGCGCTGCCGGCCGATGCGTCCGCCCGCCAGAGCATCCGCCTGGCCGGCCGCACCCTCGACTACACCGCCACCGTCGGCACCCTGCCGGTGCGCGATGAGAAGGGCAAGGTGATCGCCGACGTGGTGTTCACCGCCTACACGATGCCCGGCAAGGACCGGCCTGTGACCTTCGCGCTCAATGGCGGCCCCGGCGCTTCGTCGGTCTACCTCAACATGGGCGCGATCGGCCCCAAGGTGGTGACCTTCGGTTCGGAAGGCGACAGCGCCTCGGCGCCGGCCACCCTGCACGACAACCCGGGCACCTGGCTGGACTTCACCGACCTGGTATTCATCGATCCGGTCGGCACCGGCTTCAGCCGCGCGCGCATCGGCGATGACGAGGCCAAGAAGCAGCTGTACAACCCCAACGCCGACATCGAGTACCTGTCACGTTCGATCTACGACTGGTTGCTGCGCAACCAGCGCATGGCCTCGCGCAAGTACCTGACCGGCGAAAGCTACGGTGGCTACCGCGGCCCGCGCATCACCCACTACCTGCAGACCCGGCTGGGCGTGGCGATGAACGGCCTGGTGCTGGTGTCGCCGTACCTGAGCCCGACCCTGGAAGACAACGCCGATGTCTCGCCGATGGCGTGGATGCAGACGCTGCCCTCCATCGCCGCCGCGCACCTGGAGCGCCAGGGCAAGCTGACCGACGCGGCGATGCGTGACGTGGTCGAGTACACCCGCGGCGACTACGCCACCGCGCTGATGAAGGGCCGCAGCGATCCGCAGGCCACCGAGGCGATGCTGCGCCGGGTGACCGAGCTGACCGGCCTGGATCCGCAGTTCGTGCGTCGTGCCGGTGGTCGTCTGGAAACCCAGGCGTACCTGCGCGAGGTGTTCCGCGACAAGGGCACGCTGGGCAGCCGCTACGATTCCAACGTGACCGCGTTCGATCCGTTCCCGAACGATCCGGAGCAGCGCGCCAACGATCCGCTGCTGGACAGCATCATCGCGCCGACCACCACGGCGATGGTCGACTTCGTCACGCGCGTGGTCGGCTGGAAGGTGGATTCCCGCTACCAGGCGCTGAACTACGAGGTGAACCGGTTGTGGGACCGCAACAGTGATCTGCGCCAGGGAGCGGTGACCCAGCTGCGCCAGGCGGTGGCGATCGATCCGCACCTTCAGGTCTTGATCGTGCATGGCTGGAACGACCTGTCGTGCCCGTTCATGGGGTCGATCCTGACGGTGGACCAGATGCCGGCGATGGGCAGCAATCCGGACCGGGTGCAGGTACGCAGTTATCCGGGCGGGCACATGTTCTACAGCCGGGCGGACAGCCAGGCGGCATTCCGGAAGGATGTGCAGGCGTTGTTCCAGCGCAATTGA
- a CDS encoding GNAT family N-acetyltransferase produces MPSHSLLFPGLPLHSARLVLSPIRRDDAAALFTLQSNPAVMRWWNHPAWKRPADAREQIDDDLAAHAIGTQLKLAVRESLEGPLLGICVVFAVDRDAARAEIGYLLAPDLQGQGYMHEALQQVLAYLFRTLRLHRVEAEIDPRNAASAHVLERLGFHREGLLRQRWRIQGELADSAVYGLLADDEAAAALPA; encoded by the coding sequence TTGCCCAGCCACTCGCTGCTGTTCCCCGGCCTGCCGCTGCACAGCGCGCGCCTGGTCCTGAGCCCGATCCGCCGTGATGACGCGGCTGCGTTGTTCACGCTGCAATCCAATCCGGCGGTGATGCGCTGGTGGAACCATCCGGCGTGGAAACGACCGGCCGACGCCCGCGAACAGATCGACGACGACCTCGCCGCGCACGCCATCGGCACCCAGCTCAAGCTGGCCGTGCGCGAGTCGCTGGAGGGGCCGCTGCTGGGCATCTGCGTGGTGTTTGCCGTCGACCGTGACGCTGCCCGTGCCGAGATCGGCTACCTGCTGGCACCTGACCTGCAGGGCCAGGGTTACATGCACGAAGCGTTGCAGCAGGTGCTGGCCTACCTGTTCCGCACCTTGCGCCTGCATCGCGTGGAAGCCGAGATCGATCCGCGCAACGCGGCCTCCGCGCACGTGCTTGAACGCCTCGGCTTCCATCGTGAGGGCCTGCTGCGCCAGCGCTGGCGCATCCAGGGTGAACTGGCCGACTCGGCGGTGTACGGTCTGCTGGCCGACGACGAAGCCGCCGCTGCCCTGCCCGCTTGA
- the parE gene encoding DNA topoisomerase IV subunit B: protein MNARYNAADIEVLSGLDPVKRRPGMYTDTARPNHLAQEVIDNSVDEALAGHARSIEITLFKDGSVEVSDDGRGMPVDIHPEEKIPGVELILTRLHAGGKFNNNNYTFSGGLHGVGVSVVNALSTLVEIHIKREGAEHRITFRNGDRASPLEVVGSVGKKNTGTRLRFWPDPKYFDTPKFAVRALKHLLRAKAVLCPGLTVKLTDEATGDVDTWYYEDGLRDYLKLELGDRESLPADLFVGNLKKDTEIVDWAVAWLPEGELVQESYVNLIPTAQHGTHANGLRTGLTEALREFCDFRNLLPRGVKLAPEDVWDRVSFVLSLKMTDPQFSGQTKERLSSRQAAGFVEGAAHDAFSLLLNQNVELGEKIAQIAIERASARLKTEKLVVRKKVTQGPALPGKLADCISQDLSRTELFLVEGDSAGGSAKQARDKDFQAILPLRGKILNTWEVSSNSVLASEEVHNLAVAIGCDPGKDDISGLRYGKVIILADADSDGLHIATLLTALFLKHFPALVDAGHVFVAMPPLFRIDVGKQVFYALDEEEKRSMLDKIEREKIKGAVNVTRFKGLGEMNPPQLRESTIHPDTRRLVQLTVDDREQTSSLMDMLLAKKRASDRKGWLETKGDLASLEA from the coding sequence ATGAACGCCCGCTATAACGCCGCCGATATTGAAGTCCTGTCCGGCCTTGACCCGGTCAAGCGCCGCCCCGGCATGTATACCGACACCGCGCGCCCGAACCACCTGGCGCAGGAAGTGATCGACAACTCGGTGGACGAGGCCCTCGCCGGCCACGCCCGTTCGATCGAGATCACCCTGTTCAAGGACGGCAGCGTAGAGGTCAGCGATGACGGCCGCGGCATGCCGGTGGACATCCATCCGGAAGAGAAGATCCCGGGCGTCGAGCTGATCCTCACCCGCCTGCATGCCGGCGGCAAGTTCAACAACAACAACTACACCTTCTCCGGCGGCCTGCATGGCGTCGGCGTCAGCGTGGTCAACGCGCTGTCCACCCTGGTCGAAATCCACATCAAGCGCGAAGGTGCCGAGCACCGCATCACCTTCCGCAACGGCGACCGCGCCTCGCCGCTGGAAGTGGTTGGCAGCGTTGGCAAGAAGAACACCGGCACCCGCTTGCGCTTCTGGCCCGACCCCAAGTATTTCGACACGCCCAAGTTCGCGGTGCGTGCGCTCAAGCACCTGCTGCGTGCCAAGGCCGTGCTGTGCCCGGGCCTGACCGTCAAGCTGACCGACGAAGCCACGGGCGACGTCGACACCTGGTACTACGAAGACGGCCTGCGCGATTACCTGAAGCTGGAGCTCGGCGATCGTGAGTCGCTGCCGGCCGATCTGTTCGTCGGCAACCTGAAGAAGGATACCGAGATCGTCGACTGGGCCGTGGCGTGGCTGCCGGAAGGCGAGCTGGTGCAGGAAAGCTACGTCAACCTGATCCCGACCGCGCAGCACGGCACCCATGCCAACGGCCTGCGCACCGGCCTGACCGAAGCGCTGCGCGAGTTCTGCGACTTCCGCAACCTGCTCCCGCGCGGCGTCAAGCTGGCCCCGGAAGACGTCTGGGACCGCGTGTCGTTCGTGCTGTCGCTGAAGATGACCGACCCGCAGTTCAGTGGCCAGACCAAGGAACGCCTGTCCTCGCGCCAAGCGGCCGGCTTCGTCGAAGGCGCCGCGCACGATGCGTTCAGCCTGCTGTTGAACCAGAACGTGGAACTGGGCGAGAAGATCGCGCAGATCGCCATCGAGCGCGCCAGCGCGCGCCTGAAGACCGAAAAGCTGGTCGTCCGCAAGAAGGTCACCCAGGGCCCTGCCCTGCCAGGCAAGCTGGCCGACTGCATCAGCCAGGATCTTTCCCGTACCGAGCTGTTCCTGGTGGAGGGTGACTCCGCAGGTGGCAGCGCCAAGCAGGCCCGCGACAAGGATTTCCAGGCGATCCTGCCGTTGCGCGGCAAGATCCTGAACACCTGGGAAGTGTCCTCCAACAGCGTGCTGGCCTCGGAAGAAGTGCACAACCTGGCCGTCGCCATCGGTTGCGACCCGGGCAAGGATGACATCAGCGGCCTGCGCTACGGCAAGGTGATCATCCTGGCCGACGCCGACTCGGACGGCCTGCATATCGCCACCCTGCTGACCGCATTGTTCCTGAAGCACTTCCCGGCGCTGGTCGATGCCGGCCACGTGTTCGTGGCAATGCCGCCGCTGTTCCGCATCGACGTGGGCAAGCAGGTGTTCTACGCCCTGGACGAGGAAGAAAAGCGCTCGATGCTGGACAAGATCGAACGCGAAAAGATCAAGGGCGCGGTCAACGTGACCCGCTTCAAGGGCCTGGGCGAAATGAACCCGCCGCAGCTGCGTGAGTCCACCATCCACCCGGATACCCGCCGGCTGGTGCAGCTGACCGTGGACGATCGCGAGCAGACCAGTTCCTTGATGGACATGCTGCTGGCCAAGAAGCGGGCGTCTGACCGCAAGGGCTGGCTGGAGACCAAGGGCGACCTCGCTTCGCTGGAAGCCTGA
- a CDS encoding CTP synthase, with protein MTPLIFVTGGVVSSLGKGIAAASLAAILEARGLKVTMMKLDPYINVDPGTMSPFQHGEVYVTDDGAETDLDLGHYERFVRTRLSRKNSVTTGRIYENVIRKERRGDYLGATVQVIPHITDEIRRCIDEATEGYDVALVEIGGTVGDIESLPFLEAIRQVRTERGPEKALFMHLTLVPYIGAAGELKTKPTQHSVKELRSIGIQPDVLLCRSEQAVPDSERRKIAQFTNVSERAVISVPDVDVLYRIPSGLHAQGLDEIVVNQLKLADKVGPVDLSMWEDAVDATLHPLDEVTIAVVGKYVDHQDAYKSVGEALKHGGLRQRTKVNLKWLEAQDLEGTDMAALADVDGILVPGGFGDRGFEGKVLTSKFAREQQVPYFGICYGMQAAVVDYARNVVGLEGANSTENDRQSPNPVIGLITEWRTATGDVEKRDDKSDLGGTMRLGLQEQRLKPGTLARELYGKDVVAERHRHRYEFNNRYRTQLEDAGLVIAGKSMDDTLVEVVELPRDAHPWFLACQAHPEFLSTPRDGHPLFIGFIRAARERKAGGKLLQEVRA; from the coding sequence ATGACTCCCTTGATTTTCGTAACCGGCGGCGTGGTGTCCTCGCTCGGCAAAGGCATTGCCGCCGCGTCGCTGGCCGCCATTCTCGAAGCCCGTGGCCTCAAGGTCACGATGATGAAGCTCGACCCTTACATCAACGTCGACCCGGGCACCATGAGCCCGTTCCAGCACGGTGAGGTCTATGTCACCGACGATGGCGCCGAGACCGACCTCGACCTGGGCCACTACGAGCGCTTCGTGCGCACCCGCCTGAGCCGCAAGAACTCGGTTACCACCGGTCGCATCTACGAGAACGTGATCCGCAAGGAACGGCGCGGCGACTATCTGGGTGCGACCGTGCAGGTCATTCCGCACATCACCGACGAGATCCGTCGCTGCATCGATGAAGCCACCGAAGGCTACGACGTTGCCCTGGTCGAGATCGGCGGCACCGTCGGCGACATTGAATCGCTGCCGTTCCTGGAAGCGATCCGCCAGGTGCGCACCGAGCGCGGTCCGGAGAAGGCGCTGTTCATGCACCTCACCCTGGTGCCGTACATCGGCGCCGCCGGTGAGCTGAAGACCAAGCCGACCCAGCACTCGGTGAAGGAGCTGCGCTCGATCGGCATCCAGCCGGACGTGCTGCTGTGCCGCTCCGAGCAGGCCGTGCCGGATTCGGAGCGCCGCAAGATCGCCCAGTTCACCAACGTTTCCGAGCGCGCGGTGATCAGCGTGCCGGACGTGGACGTGCTGTACCGCATTCCGTCGGGCCTGCATGCGCAGGGCCTGGACGAGATCGTTGTCAACCAGCTGAAGCTGGCCGACAAGGTCGGTCCGGTCGACCTGTCGATGTGGGAAGACGCGGTCGACGCGACCCTGCACCCGCTGGATGAAGTGACCATCGCCGTGGTCGGCAAGTACGTCGACCACCAGGACGCCTACAAGTCGGTCGGCGAGGCACTCAAGCACGGCGGCCTGCGCCAGCGCACCAAGGTCAACCTGAAGTGGCTGGAAGCGCAGGATCTGGAAGGCACCGACATGGCCGCGCTGGCCGATGTCGATGGCATCCTGGTGCCGGGTGGTTTCGGCGACCGTGGTTTCGAAGGCAAGGTGCTGACCTCGAAGTTCGCCCGCGAGCAGCAGGTGCCGTACTTCGGCATCTGCTACGGCATGCAGGCGGCGGTCGTTGATTACGCCCGCAACGTGGTTGGCCTGGAAGGCGCCAACAGCACCGAAAACGACCGCCAGTCGCCGAACCCGGTGATCGGCCTGATCACCGAATGGCGCACCGCCACCGGCGACGTCGAGAAGCGTGACGACAAGAGCGACCTGGGCGGCACCATGCGCCTGGGCCTGCAGGAACAGCGCCTGAAGCCGGGCACGCTGGCGCGTGAGCTGTATGGCAAGGATGTGGTGGCCGAGCGCCATCGTCATCGCTACGAGTTCAACAACCGCTACCGTACCCAGCTGGAAGATGCGGGCCTGGTGATCGCCGGCAAGTCGATGGACGACACCCTGGTGGAAGTGGTCGAGCTGCCGCGCGATGCGCACCCCTGGTTCCTGGCCTGCCAGGCGCACCCGGAATTCCTGTCCACGCCGCGTGATGGCCACCCGCTGTTCATCGGCTTCATCCGTGCCGCGCGCGAGCGCAAGGCCGGCGGCAAGCTGCTGCAGGAAGTCCGCGCCTGA
- the kdsA gene encoding 3-deoxy-8-phosphooctulonate synthase, whose amino-acid sequence MKLCGFEVGLDQPLFLIAGPCVIESMQLQLDTAGKLKEVTDRLGVNFIFKSSFDKANRTSGTAFRGPGMEEGLKVLAEVKKQIGVPVLTDVHEYTPMDEVASVVDVLQTPAFLVRQTDFIRKVCSAGKPVNIKKGQFLAPWDMKPVVEKAKATGNEQIMVCERGASFGYNNLVSDMRSLAVMRDTGCPVVFDATHSVQLPGGQGTSSGGQREHVPVLARAAVAVGISGLFAETHPDPSKALSDGPNAWPLDQMEALLETLMELDAVTKKHGFSRFA is encoded by the coding sequence ATGAAACTGTGTGGATTCGAGGTCGGGCTGGATCAGCCCCTGTTCCTGATCGCCGGCCCCTGCGTGATCGAGTCGATGCAGCTGCAGCTCGATACCGCCGGCAAGTTGAAGGAAGTCACCGACAGGCTCGGTGTCAACTTCATCTTCAAGTCCAGCTTCGACAAGGCCAACCGCACCTCGGGCACCGCGTTCCGCGGCCCGGGCATGGAAGAGGGCCTGAAGGTCCTGGCCGAGGTCAAGAAGCAGATCGGCGTGCCGGTGCTGACCGACGTCCACGAATACACCCCGATGGATGAAGTGGCCTCGGTGGTGGACGTGCTGCAGACCCCGGCGTTCCTGGTCCGCCAGACCGACTTCATCCGCAAGGTGTGCTCGGCCGGCAAGCCGGTCAACATCAAGAAGGGCCAGTTCCTGGCGCCGTGGGACATGAAGCCGGTCGTGGAAAAGGCCAAGGCCACCGGCAACGAGCAGATCATGGTCTGCGAGCGCGGTGCCAGCTTCGGCTACAACAACCTGGTCAGCGACATGCGTTCGCTGGCGGTGATGCGCGATACCGGTTGCCCGGTGGTGTTCGACGCCACCCACTCCGTGCAGCTGCCGGGCGGGCAGGGCACCAGTTCCGGTGGCCAGCGTGAGCATGTGCCGGTGCTGGCGCGTGCCGCCGTGGCGGTGGGCATCTCCGGCCTGTTCGCCGAAACCCATCCGGACCCGTCCAAGGCGCTGTCCGATGGCCCCAATGCATGGCCGCTGGACCAGATGGAAGCCCTGCTCGAGACCCTGATGGAGCTCGATGCGGTGACCAAGAAGCACGGCTTCTCGCGCTTCGCGTGA